The region TACCAACCAGCAAGCCGTCGACGTAACGGGCGATGGCTACACCGATAGCCCGGAAATCAAACAAGTCAATTTCCACCCGAAGTTTTTCTACAACCCCACGGATCATACGCGGATGAACATTGGGTACTCGTTCACCGACGAACACCGCGAAGGTGGCTATTTGCCAGCGCTGGAAGGTACTCAACCAAATGCCTACCGCAATATCACCGACCTGCAACGGCACACGGTCGATTTCGACGCCAGCCATAACACGTCTGAGACCAACGCCATTACGCTGAAAGGTGCTCTGAGTACGTTCCACCGCCAAAATACCGATTACCAGAAACTCTCCGACGGGCGACAGTCGTCGCTCTATCTGGAAGGGAACAATCTAAAACGCTTTGGCAAACACCAGCTCATCGTTGGTGCCAACCTAACCGTTGAGGCTTTCCGCAAGAACCCTGACAGCACCCGGTTGGTCGATTATACCTACCAAACCATCGGTGGCTTCGTGCAGGACGACTGGCAGGTGGGCTCAACAGTAGCGGTACAGGCGGGCCTTCGGCTCGATCACCACAACACGTTCGGAAATTTCCTGCTACCCCGTTTATCGGTTAAACTGAAACCTTCCGAGCCGTGGACCGTTCGACTGAGCGTTGGAACGGGCTACAAAACGCCCAACCTGTTTGTCAACCAGACGCCCGGCGCGTTGAACGTAAGTCTGATTTTTCCGCGTCTGCTGCCCATCGATGTGGCGAATGTGAAAGCCGAAAAATCGGTGGGTGCCAACATGGATATTGCGTACTTAAAAACCTTTGAAAGTGGCTTGTCGGTACAGGTCGACCAGGCATTTTATTACACCTATGTCAACTCGCCGGTGGTATCAGCCTTTGCCAGCACGTCGAGCAATCTGGGCGCTTACACCCAACTGATCAATGCGCCGTACAACCTGCTTAGCCTTGGCACTGACACTTACGTTCGGCTGGAGTACGACGAATTAGAACTCTACCTGGGCTATAACCACACGCTATCCCGGCGCGATGGCCCGTCCAGTCTGGGCCCCTCTGATAACACGTACCTCCCTCTAGCTCCTCAGGACAAATTTTCAACCACCCTGGCCTGGGAACCGGAGCACTTCCGATTTGGCATAGAAGCGGCTTATGTGGGTTCCCAGTACCTGTACAACAACCAGAAAGTAGCAAATTACTGGTTCTTTGCGGGAGCCGCCGAATACCATTACAACGATCACTGGCGACTCGTGCTGAACGCCGAAAACCTCTTCAATATCAAGCAGGCTAATTACGAAACCGTTGTCAGCGGTCCTGTTACGCAACCCACCTTCCGGCCCATCTGGGCACCATTGGAAGGCCGGATTGTAAATCTGGCACTGAAGTTTACGTTGTAACCGGCAGGCTGGCGCGGGCATTGGCCCGTGCCTTTTATGTTGCAAGCATTCGCTTGCGTCAGTGAATACTGACTGTATGTAAGGGCACGGGCAAATGCCCGCGCCAGCCTACTTCATTCAACCACCAAAACCGAATGCAGCGCCAGTTGTGGCACGGTCACGGTGGCAACTCCTTTTTCATAGCGAACGGGCAAAACTTTGTTTTCGGGTTGCTGAACGATGCGTTTTGGTTTCTTATCCAGACGAAGTCGAACGGTGAGGTTAGTCAGGGGCGGCACTTCGTCGTACGTAAATACCTGCGGGTCGGCATGGCGGCCTCCGGTGTTGATCAGGTTCACGGCGAGCCGGTCGCGTTGCCGGTTCAGGACAACGTGCACCAGATGCGAGCCGTTTACCTCAACCACCGGATTGGGTAGTAATGGCCGAGTAAACGACGCGATAAAATCACGCAGTCGGCTGGATTGGTGTTTGTCGTAATCCCGGCTCA is a window of Spirosoma linguale DSM 74 DNA encoding:
- a CDS encoding TonB-dependent receptor (PFAM: TonB-dependent receptor; TonB-dependent receptor plug~KEGG: pat:Patl_0203 TonB-dependent receptor, plug) produces the protein MKHLFSIGLLLFSAFSSFGQTSLLIRVEDSLTHAPVIAATVRTPSKPVIGNVTDANGLTRLTNVPATVKTLVVSAVGYETESFPITTTADTLVFRLHSQDESLDEVTVTATRTNSRIEDLPIKVEVLGQEDMDEESAVVPGNVSSILGDISIIHIQRTSAVNGNQAIRMQGLDPKYTQILRDGLPLYEGFSGNLGVLQIPPLDLKQVEVVKGSVSTLYGGGAIGGMINIVSKSPTSEKPTFTALLNRSGLKESNSNAYYSQRYGKTGLTLFAGYTNQQAVDVTGDGYTDSPEIKQVNFHPKFFYNPTDHTRMNIGYSFTDEHREGGYLPALEGTQPNAYRNITDLQRHTVDFDASHNTSETNAITLKGALSTFHRQNTDYQKLSDGRQSSLYLEGNNLKRFGKHQLIVGANLTVEAFRKNPDSTRLVDYTYQTIGGFVQDDWQVGSTVAVQAGLRLDHHNTFGNFLLPRLSVKLKPSEPWTVRLSVGTGYKTPNLFVNQTPGALNVSLIFPRLLPIDVANVKAEKSVGANMDIAYLKTFESGLSVQVDQAFYYTYVNSPVVSAFASTSSNLGAYTQLINAPYNLLSLGTDTYVRLEYDELELYLGYNHTLSRRDGPSSLGPSDNTYLPLAPQDKFSTTLAWEPEHFRFGIEAAYVGSQYLYNNQKVANYWFFAGAAEYHYNDHWRLVLNAENLFNIKQANYETVVSGPVTQPTFRPIWAPLEGRIVNLALKFTL